A genomic segment from Clostridium pasteurianum BC1 encodes:
- a CDS encoding AraC family ligand binding domain-containing protein, protein MKKEIRTVRFDTELNIEAYNFKGIMQKFPNHFHEYYVIGFIESGQRHLSCKNKEYTIKPGDLLLFNPGDNHTCEQIDGRTLDYRCINIKPEIMSKVSYEIKGKKYLPYFTQQVVFHNELVSSLSELHLMIMQEEKDFKKEEIFFFLIEQLIKEYTEPAATVAIIEPSAEIKAVCEFLEKNYKENITLNNLSDLTGLSKYYLLRSFTRQKGISPYSYLETIRISKAKKLLEKCTAPIDVALQTGFNDQSHFSNFFKKFIGLTPKQYMNIFIEDDKQQYHGFKGGKS, encoded by the coding sequence ATGAAAAAAGAAATTCGAACTGTACGTTTTGATACAGAACTAAACATTGAAGCCTATAATTTTAAAGGAATTATGCAAAAATTTCCTAATCATTTTCACGAATATTATGTAATTGGTTTTATTGAAAGCGGACAACGGCATTTATCATGTAAAAATAAAGAATATACAATAAAACCGGGAGATTTGCTTCTGTTTAATCCTGGTGATAATCATACCTGTGAACAGATTGATGGTAGAACTTTGGATTATCGATGCATCAATATTAAGCCAGAAATTATGAGTAAAGTATCTTATGAAATAAAAGGTAAAAAATATCTTCCTTATTTTACTCAGCAAGTTGTTTTTCATAATGAACTAGTTTCATCTTTAAGTGAACTGCATCTTATGATAATGCAAGAAGAAAAGGATTTTAAAAAGGAAGAAATATTCTTTTTTTTGATAGAGCAGTTAATTAAAGAATATACCGAACCAGCTGCAACTGTAGCAATAATAGAACCTAGTGCAGAGATAAAAGCAGTCTGTGAATTTTTAGAAAAAAATTACAAAGAGAATATTACTCTGAATAATTTAAGTGATTTGACAGGATTAAGCAAATATTATTTATTACGTTCTTTTACAAGGCAAAAGGGAATTTCACCATATAGTTATTTAGAAACTATTCGTATTAGTAAAGCAAAAAAATTATTGGAAAAATGTACAGCACCTATTGATGTTGCGCTACAAACTGGTTTTAATGATCAAAGTCATTTTTCAAATTTTTTTAAGAAATTTATTGGATTGACGCCAAAACAATATATGAATATATTTATTGAGGATGATAAGCAGCAGTATCATGGGTTTAAGGGGGGAAAAAGTTGA
- a CDS encoding DMT family transporter encodes MTGNKITNGHLSALITIVIWGTTFISTKILLKDFSPIEILFFRFTMGFIMLLIIYPHRLKIIKKKQELYFVLAGLCGVTLYFLLENIALTYTLASNVGVIISIAPFFTAIFAHLFLDGEKLRSQFFIGFAFAIIGIFMISFNGNMILKLNPLGDILAIFAAIIWAVYSVVTKKISSFQYNTVQTTRRIFFYGLLFMIPALFIFDFKLNLKSFVYIPNLLNILYLGLGASALCFVTWNLAVKILGAVKTSIYIYMVPVITIMTAAVVLHEKITWIALVGTSLTLAGLFISESKINLKIVIRKWCSLKN; translated from the coding sequence TTGACTGGAAATAAAATAACTAATGGACATTTATCAGCACTAATTACTATTGTGATTTGGGGAACTACCTTTATATCAACTAAAATTCTGTTAAAGGATTTTTCTCCTATTGAGATATTGTTTTTCCGTTTTACAATGGGATTTATTATGCTGTTAATTATTTATCCCCATAGACTTAAAATCATAAAGAAAAAACAGGAGCTGTATTTTGTTTTGGCAGGGTTATGTGGAGTGACTTTATATTTTCTTTTAGAGAATATTGCTCTTACTTATACATTAGCATCAAATGTTGGTGTTATCATTTCTATTGCACCATTTTTTACTGCTATTTTTGCACATTTATTTTTAGATGGTGAAAAATTAAGATCTCAATTTTTTATAGGCTTTGCTTTTGCTATTATTGGTATTTTTATGATTAGTTTTAATGGTAATATGATTTTAAAATTAAATCCATTAGGAGATATATTAGCCATTTTTGCAGCTATTATATGGGCTGTATATTCTGTTGTGACAAAAAAGATAAGCAGTTTTCAATATAATACAGTTCAAACAACTCGTAGAATATTTTTTTATGGACTTCTGTTTATGATACCTGCATTATTTATTTTTGATTTTAAATTGAATTTAAAATCTTTCGTTTATATACCTAATTTATTAAATATTTTATATCTTGGATTAGGTGCTTCTGCTCTTTGTTTTGTAACATGGAATCTGGCTGTGAAAATTTTGGGAGCAGTTAAAACCAGTATATATATTTATATGGTTCCAGTGATAACTATTATGACAGCAGCTGTTGTTCTACATGAAAAAATCACATGGATTGCCTTAGTTGGCACATCTCTTACTTTAGCAGGACTATTTATTTCTGAAAGTAAAATAAATTTAAAAATAGTAATACGAAAATGGTGTTCTTTGAAAAATTAA
- a CDS encoding alpha/beta fold hydrolase, with the protein MGYYVRVEPKVKVYVEDLNPEGDKTIVFLHGWPGSHNLFEYQFDELPKRGYRCIGIDQRGFGESDKPFTGYDYNRLSEDVWHVVKALKLKNFTLAGHSTGGAIAIRYMGRFKGEGVSKLALFAAAAPSLIKRPNFPYGLDEQTVIDIINGTYADRPQMLSDFGNIFFFQHITEPFATWFLNLGLQAAGWATAAVANTWIREVLFSDLAAINVPTLIIHGIHDKVVPFQLGEVQNQSIRNSKLLPFKFSGHGSFYDQKDEFNKELMKFIEE; encoded by the coding sequence GTGGGATACTATGTTAGAGTAGAACCAAAAGTGAAAGTCTATGTAGAAGATCTTAACCCAGAAGGTGATAAGACTATTGTGTTTTTACATGGTTGGCCTGGAAGCCATAATTTATTTGAGTACCAATTTGATGAGCTTCCTAAAAGAGGCTACAGATGTATTGGTATAGATCAAAGAGGCTTTGGTGAATCAGATAAACCTTTTACAGGATATGATTACAATAGATTGTCTGAGGATGTTTGGCATGTGGTTAAGGCATTAAAATTGAAAAATTTTACCTTGGCAGGGCACTCAACAGGAGGGGCCATAGCAATTAGGTATATGGGTAGATTTAAAGGAGAAGGTGTATCAAAGCTTGCTCTTTTTGCTGCAGCTGCACCTAGTCTTATTAAACGTCCCAATTTCCCTTATGGTTTAGATGAGCAAACTGTAATAGATATTATTAATGGAACCTATGCTGACCGTCCTCAAATGCTCAGTGATTTTGGTAATATATTTTTCTTTCAACATATAACTGAGCCCTTTGCCACATGGTTTTTAAATCTAGGCTTGCAGGCAGCTGGGTGGGCAACTGCTGCAGTGGCAAATACATGGATACGTGAAGTGCTATTTTCTGATTTAGCAGCCATAAATGTTCCAACATTAATTATTCATGGAATTCATGATAAAGTTGTTCCCTTTCAATTAGGAGAAGTACAAAATCAAAGTATTAGGAATTCAAAGCTTCTACCTTTTAAATTCAGTGGTCATGGGTCATTTTATGATCAGAAAGATGAATTTAATAAGGAATTAATGAAGTTTATTGAAGAATAG